The DNA window CTTTATTGCCGATGGGGGCCAGTTCCTGGGCCAGCTCCAGAACCGCATAGCAGTTTTGCGCAATGGCCAAAGGAGTGTCCGTAGCTGAAACCAGGACTTCCTGCATTTTGACCGAGCGCGCTTGTTTTTGCTCCTCTGTATCCTTAGGAAGCTTCAAGACAGCCATGAAATTGGAGAATTCTTCAATATCCTGGGTCAAACCATTTTTCAGATCATGGAGGAGCTTCTCACCTTTGGCCAGGATGACTTGGACTTGAGGCTCTACATCCTTATACTTTTCCTTACCCACAGTCAAATTTGCAACCATGCATACCATGGAAGCTCCTAAAGCACCCACATAAGCGGACACGCTTCCACCACCGGGGGTGGGGGCGGCACTGGCGGACTGGGCCAGGAATTCCGCGCTTGTCCATTGCCAGATTGTGTTCTCAGCCATTATTGACCCTCCTTGTGCTGCAGAGTAATCCCCTTCAGAACATTTTTCATGATCAAGGCGGTGGTTAATGAGCCTACGCCCCCCGGTACCGGTGAAATGAGGGAAGCGACTTCTTTAACTTCCTCAAAATCAACGTCCCCGCAAATTCCGCCCGGGATCTCATTGATACCGGCATCGACGACGATGGCACCTGGTTTCACCATATCTTTCTTAACAAGTTTTGCTTTACCTACAGCGGCCACGATGATATCCGCCTGACGGGTAAACGCTCCCAGATCCGGAGTACGGGAATGGCAGATGGTCACGGTGGCATTATGTTTAAGAATCAGGAAAACCAAGGGCTTGCCAACTGTCTCTCCCCGCCCTACGATCACCACATGCTTGCCGGCGATTTCAACTCCCGAGCGGAGCATGATTTCGATACAGCTTTCAGGAGTTGCCGGAAACAGACCTTCTTCCCCACTGAGAATATAGCCACGGTTAATGGGATGAACTCCGTCTACATCCTTATCAGGACGCACGGCTGCCATGACACGCTCTTTGGAAATATGTTTCGGTAAGGGCAGCTCGATCATAATACCATGAACATCGGGATTAGCGTTAAGGGAAGCAATCAGGGCCAGGATGGACTCTTCCGAACTTTCGGCAGGCAATAGGTCAAGTTCAAAGTCAATGCCTAAGCTGTCACTTACTTTTTGCTTGGATTTCGCATAGACCACAGAAGCCGGGTCGTCTCCAACGAGAACCACCGCCAGCTTAGGATTAACCCCTTGTTCCTTCCACCTCTTTACTTCTTCCTTGATCTCTTCTTTTAAAACTTTGGAAATTTCTTTTCCGTCCAGCAATTGAGCCAATGAAATCCCACTCCTCTCTTTCTTATCCATAAACTATACCAGTTCGTCCTTTACTATTCTCCATTCCGGCTGGAATTCCCTTTCCTTGGGAGCAATTTATGTGGTATTTTTGTAAACTTTTCGATTATTCCGTCATTAATCGCCAAGTTATGGTCAACTCGTTTATTATTGATTCCGTGGAGGATCTTTTATTATTTTACTTGATACTCTCGGCCATCTTGATCAACTCCGCCCGTTCTATTTCTCTGATCAGGGAAAACAGAGTATCATCTTCCCAGACAATGCTGGCCAGCCCCTGCTTTTCAGCTAAAATTGCCTCCTTGTCGTGAATCATAATATTCCGCACCGCAGCACCTTCAGTATCTATTCTCACATCAGTATTGCTGTTCAAGTACCGGGTGAAGCGGATAGTTTGCCCCTGATCGTTGGCATAATGAATGGCTTCCAGATGGTCCCGTTTTTCTATTTTGTCCACTTTAAATCCTTGGGGAACATAGCTTGGGGCATACCCCTAATCTGTGCTACCAAAACATATTAATAGTTAGCTTTTAAATTTCAATGTGGTATAGAAAAAAGTAAGCTACGCAGGCAAGCTCACTTCGGTATCCCAATGTAAGAAATTCATTGGTCTATATCAAGTATTTGTTGCAAAAAGCGTTCTTGGTTGTCTTTATTTGCAAAGAAAGATCGATGGAGGGATAGGTATTTTATAAAGCAGCGCTGCTTTAATTTAAGTCAGGAGGGAGGAGGACATGAATTTTCCAGCTGATCAGAACCGGGATATCCAAAGCTTAACCTATAGAGAAAAGGATGTATTACGATTAAGGGTAAAAGGGTATAGCAGTAAAAAGATCGCGGATTCTTTAACTATTGAAATAACTACAGTAAGGACTCATCTCAAGCATATTCACCGCAAGCTGGGAGTTTCAAGCCAAGTTGAGTTGATTCAATTCGTGCATAAAATGTATATTTAAATAGAAAACACTCGAAAATATCCTCCATGCGGGGGATAGACCCGTATTATAAAACGGTGCAAAATATACATAAGGAAAGCATAAGTATGTGGCTTAAAGTCAAAGAAGGGCAAAGAAAAGGAGGTGAATGTCATAAGAAAGAAAACCGTAGCGCTTACTCTGTCTCTTTTTCATTCTTTGTCTGACCCCTATGCAGATGTTTGCTCAGGGCACAAATCAGGCAACTGAATCGGACGTAAGGCCCAATGTGAGTTAACATCACCGAATTCACCAATTCTTTTGACATTTCCGGTAGTGGCTTAGCTCAATTTAATGCCAGTCTTTATGCCCGCAGCAACATCGATAAAGTCGCATTGATGCCAGCACCCAACAGCACAATAATGAAAGTTGGCAAACGATCAAAAGCTGGACGAGTACTTCCAACCGCAATAGCGGTTATCTGACTCAAAAAAGATATGTCGTGAGCGGGTATTATTATCGGCTGGTTTCGACAGGAACAGTCTATCAGAATGATGCCTTGTAGAACAACTCTATTTTAGGTTTTAGGAGGTAAAAAGTATGAAAAAAAATATAGTGGCATGTATTCTTGTTATTGCGATGTTATTAAGTGTCGGAACTACCGCAGTATTTGCAGAAAACACTGCTCAAAGTTTAGTCGAAGATATAAATATTGATAGAAAAGACATCTCTTCTTCGCAAGATCCTTTTGAATTTCCGATTACGCCGAATTCAAAAGAATGGGGAAATTACTCATCTGTACAATTGAAAGAAATGCTTAATATCCCATTAAGCACTGCAGAAAAAATGGATACAGCCGCATTGCTGAAAATGGTACTTGAGTACCCCTTTATGATTGACATTTATGCCTATGACACTATAGAACAAGGTTTTAAAGGGCTTTCCTTGGAGTTTAATGGCGCAGCCGTTCTTTTGCAAAGACCGGACTTAGCAAAAAATCTTTTGACTCATTACAAGACTTCTACAGAAAAAATGCTGGCCGTTGAAACAAAAAGCCATATTAGTGATAAAGAAATTATACAAAAAATGTTTATGGAGTCTCTGTTGCTCTATCCGAAAGTATCGGATAAGCTAAGTGAGGATGAAAAACATATCATAGTGACACTTTCACAACAAGTAGCTGATAAATTTCAGATATCTCCCCTTGTAGTGGGAGAAACATCGGTGACAGCGGCAGCACCAGGGGATGTCTTAGGTTACGGCTATGTTTACACTCCAGCGCCTCCTGTTACAGTTCTAGTCTTAAAACTACAAGATTTTGACGCAGAGCAAAAAAAAGTGATAAATAACGACTATGATACAAGATATCCTGCAGCTACAAGATTGTCTTCCGCTACTTATAACTACAACTGCCATTCATATGCATGGTATTTAGCTTCGAGCTCCAACCCGTGGTGGATGAATGATCCATCTGCATATATGTCTGAATCTCGTTATACACAAGTTACAAACCCCATAGCCGGCGACAAAGTATACTGGATTGGGACTCATTCTGGACTTGTAACATCTGTAAGCGGTTCCAATATAACAGTTACCTCCAAATGGGGGGCTGCCGGCTTATATCGTCACCCCATTAATGATTGCCCATACCCCATTGTAATTCAAAAAACCTTTTGGAGATAAGTGAGCAGTGGCTAAAATAATAGTGCACAGGGTTTTACGTGGCATTCTTTTCGCTTTTGTGTTTATATCCATCATGACGGCAATATTAGCATGTGGTAATCCCGATTCATTGAATGTGATTCAAAAAAAGAAAGATGAGATTTCCTTGGAAATTAGTAATACAAAAAGGATCAGCATCTATGATATAGTCAGCAGTGATAGCAATAATAATACCCATTTTACGGATCCGGCAATCATAAAGCAGATTGAGGATTTATTTAACAAAACGTCTTTTCTAAAATGCGAAGATAATAGCATACAAGGCTACTCCCTTTTTATTACCTTTTCCAACGACACGTTTTCCAGTGACAGTAATTCACTTCACTTTTTTGTTTACGCAAATGACATTGTCGATATTGATGGGATAAAATACAAATCGAGGGATAGTATTTTTGATGCAATCAATGATTTCTATCTTCAAAAAAAAATCTCTCCTCCAAGATAATTATGGACCTCAAAACCGTACCACCCACATTCCCCGGAGCTATCGTTCCAATTACGGTCAGGACCGCTATAAATCTATGTGTCCTTTATGTAACTCTTTCCGAAATTAAACCTAGGATGCAAGCATAAGCGCAGATAACTGGGATTATATTCTCATTAAAGAAAGCGAAGAATCTCCCTGGGTTATCCATAATTGGTGAGTTTGAAACAAAGCAAGCCTCCGGAGAGCTTCTCCAACAGGCTTGCTTTATTTCTGGCCTATATATTATCCGAATTACCTGAACCTTACCGCAGTAATTAACCCTTATTCTTAAGATAGGCGTTAATTCCCGCGGCCGCTTTCTTGCCGGCTCCCATAGCCAGAATAACCGTAGCGGCACCGGTCACAATATCGCCCCCGGCGAACACTCCGGGAATGGAGGTCTCCAGGGTTTCTTCATTGACGACGATATTGCCCCATTTGTTCAGTTCCAAGCCTTCCGTGGATTGGGTGACCAAAGGATTAGGACCTTGCCCAATGGCGACAACCACCGTATCCACTTCGATCTCAAACTCCGAGCCAGGAATAGCCACAGGTTTACGGCGTCCAGATGCATCCGGTTCTCCCAGCTCATAGCGGAGACAGGTCAAGGATTTGACCGCACCCTTTTCATCCCCTTGGATGGCTACCGGGTTGGTGAGAAGCTGAAAGTTAACCCCTTCCTCCTCGGCGTGCTCAAGCTCTTCATGACGAGCCGGCATTTCCGCCCGGGAACGACGATAGACAATGCTGACCTCTTCCGCACCCAGGCGCAGCGCCGTACGGGCGGCATCCATAGCCACGTTGCCGGCCCCAAAAACAGCAACCTTCTTGCCTATTTTAACCGGGGTCTTATACTCAGGGAAGCGATATCCCTTCATAAGGTTGGTACGGGTTAAGAACTCATTGGCGGAATAGACACCATTTAAGTTTTCACCGGGAATTCCCAGGAAATTAGGCAGTCCGGCCCCTGTGCCGATGAACACCGCATCATAGCCGTTTTGCATAAGCTCATGGACGGAGGTCACTTTACCCACCACTTGATTAACCAGAATCTCCACACCCATGGGCTCCAAATTGCAAATCTCATTTTGAACAATATCTTTGGGCAGACGGAACTCAGGAATACCATACATCAACACGCCGCCGGCCACATGGAGGGCTTCGAAGATCGTCACCTTGTGCCCGGCCTTAGCCAAATCGCCCGCACAGGCTAATCCTGCCGGACCGGCACCGATGATCGCAACCTTCTTGCCGCTGGGCTGAGCCACTTCGGGAATCTTACATCCTTTGCTGATTTCATAATCAGCCACAAAGCGCTCCAAACGGCCAATGGCCACCGATTCACCTTTGATGCCTAAGATACATTTAGCCTCACATTGGGACTCCTGGGGGCAAACCCGGCCGCACACCGCGGGCAGAGAACTGCTCTGCTTGATAATCCCTGCGGCTTCCTCAAACTTCTCTTCCGTGATTTTTTGAATGAATTCAGGAATGGCAATATTCACAGGGCAGCCTTCAACACATTTCGGTTTCTTGCATTGGAGACAACGCTGAGCTTCTTCGATAGCCGTTTCCGATGCATATCCCAAAGCAACTTCATTGAAATTGTGAGCACGCTCTTTAGGATCCTGGCAGGGCATTTCATGACGGGGTACTTTTAAAGCCATGATTATTGCGCCCCCTTTCCACAATCACAGTCTTTGGAGATTTTGGCACGTTCTTCTTCATCTTTATAAAAACTGAGCCGTTTCATTGCCAGATCGAAATCCACCAGATGACCGTCAAACTCGGGGCCATCCACACAGGCAAATTTGGTTTCATCCCCTACACTGAGACGGCAGGCGCCACACATCCCTGTTCCATCCACCATGATGGGATTCATGCTGACGATGGTCTTGATCCCTAAGGGACGGGTAAAATTGGCTACAGAACGCATCATAACCACCGGTCCGATAGCCCAAATGGCATCAATCTTAGTGCCTTGAGCGATAATCTGCTCCAGGCCATTGGTGACGAAGCCTTTGACCCCTTTGCTGCCATCATCAGTGGCAATCACCAGCTCATCACTAATAGCAGCCATCTCTTCTTCAAGAATAAGGATATCGGCGCTGCGGGCGCCAATTACAGATATGAGCTTGTTGCCGGCTTCTTTTAAAGCCCGGGCAATGGGGTATACCGGTGCCACGCCAAGCCCGCCGCCGATACAAACCACCGTACCAAGATTTTCGATTTCAGAAGGGACTCCCAAGGGACCTACAAAATCAAGGAAATAGCTTCCTTCCTCCATGGAGTTAATCATCGCTGAGGAATAGCCTACATCCTGAATAACAATAGTGATGGTGCCCTTTTCCCGATCAAAGTCCATGACTGTAAGCGGGATACGTTCAGATTGTTCATCCATACGCACAATGACAAATTGGCCTGGTTCAACTTTTGCTGCGACGGCCGGAGCTT is part of the Desulfitobacterium chlororespirans DSM 11544 genome and encodes:
- a CDS encoding cyclodeaminase/cyclohydrolase family protein, whose product is MAENTIWQWTSAEFLAQSASAAPTPGGGSVSAYVGALGASMVCMVANLTVGKEKYKDVEPQVQVILAKGEKLLHDLKNGLTQDIEEFSNFMAVLKLPKDTEEQKQARSVKMQEVLVSATDTPLAIAQNCYAVLELAQELAPIGNKGAISDVGVAAYLAESALKAAMFSVDINLPQVKDSDYQEKVKAERERLFAQAEKLKNETVAVVQSRL
- a CDS encoding bifunctional 5,10-methylenetetrahydrofolate dehydrogenase/5,10-methenyltetrahydrofolate cyclohydrolase is translated as MAQLLDGKEISKVLKEEIKEEVKRWKEQGVNPKLAVVLVGDDPASVVYAKSKQKVSDSLGIDFELDLLPAESSEESILALIASLNANPDVHGIMIELPLPKHISKERVMAAVRPDKDVDGVHPINRGYILSGEEGLFPATPESCIEIMLRSGVEIAGKHVVIVGRGETVGKPLVFLILKHNATVTICHSRTPDLGAFTRQADIIVAAVGKAKLVKKDMVKPGAIVVDAGINEIPGGICGDVDFEEVKEVASLISPVPGGVGSLTTALIMKNVLKGITLQHKEGQ
- a CDS encoding response regulator transcription factor, which codes for MNFPADQNRDIQSLTYREKDVLRLRVKGYSSKKIADSLTIEITTVRTHLKHIHRKLGVSSQVELIQFVHKMYI
- the gltA gene encoding NADPH-dependent glutamate synthase, producing MALKVPRHEMPCQDPKERAHNFNEVALGYASETAIEEAQRCLQCKKPKCVEGCPVNIAIPEFIQKITEEKFEEAAGIIKQSSSLPAVCGRVCPQESQCEAKCILGIKGESVAIGRLERFVADYEISKGCKIPEVAQPSGKKVAIIGAGPAGLACAGDLAKAGHKVTIFEALHVAGGVLMYGIPEFRLPKDIVQNEICNLEPMGVEILVNQVVGKVTSVHELMQNGYDAVFIGTGAGLPNFLGIPGENLNGVYSANEFLTRTNLMKGYRFPEYKTPVKIGKKVAVFGAGNVAMDAARTALRLGAEEVSIVYRRSRAEMPARHEELEHAEEEGVNFQLLTNPVAIQGDEKGAVKSLTCLRYELGEPDASGRRKPVAIPGSEFEIEVDTVVVAIGQGPNPLVTQSTEGLELNKWGNIVVNEETLETSIPGVFAGGDIVTGAATVILAMGAGKKAAAGINAYLKNKG
- a CDS encoding sulfide/dihydroorotate dehydrogenase-like FAD/NAD-binding protein, yielding MYRVVKRRQLASAPCIVLLEVEAPAVAAKVEPGQFVIVRMDEQSERIPLTVMDFDREKGTITIVIQDVGYSSAMINSMEEGSYFLDFVGPLGVPSEIENLGTVVCIGGGLGVAPVYPIARALKEAGNKLISVIGARSADILILEEEMAAISDELVIATDDGSKGVKGFVTNGLEQIIAQGTKIDAIWAIGPVVMMRSVANFTRPLGIKTIVSMNPIMVDGTGMCGACRLSVGDETKFACVDGPEFDGHLVDFDLAMKRLSFYKDEEERAKISKDCDCGKGAQ